The genome window GTTTGAAAAGAGGAAAAAAGCAAGGAATATATAATTCCCTGCTTTTCAAAATTCTTTTCCTATTAAGGATGGGTAATCGATTGTAACGCTTGGGCACATTCATGAATGTGACGTGTATAATCTTCTACAAGTTGACGTGCAATCACACCATGTGCATCATCAACCAATCCATCGGTCCCAATATTAACGACATTCACTTTTACTTCTCTTGGATCTAAATAGGTCACACGAAAGTCAAAATGATATCCTTGTCTTCCTTTTGTATCAATATGAACCAATAAAGAATTTGGTGGATCTTCCAAAACTTTAACCTCTGCAGAATCGGAGGGATTCAAATAATCAGGAAGGGTATCATTCCATGCAGAGACGAGTGTTTTTTGATCGACGTTCAATTGATTTTGGTTGCTCATTTACAACACCTCCACTTTTTAGGGTGTTGCAAGTAAAAGGCTTTTATGCAATTCACAGTTATAATGACAGACCACAAAATGATCCTGTGACATACTCCCACCACCTACGCTAACGCTTAGAGGTGGGGGCTTCTCGGGTAATCCCTTCTTGTGAAGGGAAGTTGACCGAGCGATCCCCGTGTGCCCCACGGTTCGAGGAGAAGTTAGGCAATACCTAACTGTTTCATCCCTTCCTTTTTGATATTGATGGCGGCATTGACGTCCCGATCACTCGCAAAACCACATTCACAGCGAAAGGTACGTTCAGAAAGGGATAGGGACGCTTTGGCTTGACCGCAACATGAACAAGTTTTGGATGATGGAAACCACTTATCTATTTTGATAAGCTTCTTTCCTTGCTCCTCTAACTTATATTGGAGAAATGTAGTAAACATGCCCCATGCATTGTCAGCAACGCTTTTGCCGAAATTGAGTGCTTGGGACATTCCCTTCATGTTGAGGTCTTCAATAACCACGCAATCATACCGTTTCGCTAATTTGTGCGATTCCTTATGTAGAAAGTCTTTTCGTTGGTTTGCGATTTTCTCATGGAGTTTCGCTACTTTTAGTCGCTGTTTGTGCCAACGATTAGAGTCTTTCTTTCTGCGTGATAAAATACGCTGTTCCTTTGCTAATTTTTCCAAGGCTTGATGATAGAAACGAGGGTAATTGGCTGTCTTACCTTCTTCGCTATCGACAAATAAGCCGTTCATGGAAAAATCCAAACCAACAACAGCTTGTACTTCTTTTTGTGTAGGTTGATGTTCATATTCAGTGAGAATAGAAACATAGTATTTTCCTGTTTTTGTTCGAGAAACTGTACAAGACTTGATGATATGATGTGACGGAATTTCTCGATGTTGTTTCATCTTTACAAGTTTCAGTTTAGGTAATTTAATATAGCCGTCCAAAAGCATAATGTTTCCGTTGACCATGTTTGTTGTGTAGGACTGTCTCGCCTTACGGCTTTTGAACTTAGGAAATTCAGCACGACCAGAGAAAAAGTTTTGGTATGCCTTTTGCAAATTCAGTTGAGCGTTTGCCAACGCAAGACTATCAACTTCTTTGAGCCATGCAAATTCCTTTTTGTACTTGGCAGGAGTCGGGAATTTTTGCTTTTTCAAGGCTTCTTGGTCTTCCTTGAATTTCTCATATATTTCTTTTCGTTCAGCCAACATTTTGTTGTAGACGAAACGAACACAACCGAAGGTTTTTGCAAGAAGTTGCTCTTGTTCTTGCGTTGGGTACAGACGAAATTTATATGCTTTGTTTGCCATATCGAATCACCCATCCCAATCACGAACATTTGTTTGGTTTTATTCTATCATAATTGCGATATTTAGGCTACGCCTAACCGAAATTCATCTCCCACTTTCACTTCGTTTAGAAGTGGGAGACTTTTTTCGGAGGGAGGTTAAAAAGCAAAAATAACGGTTCTTTTTCTGTCTCAGAGTCAATGATTTCTTTCAATTTTAAATATTTTTCTGGATTAGAGTTATTAGTAAGGTAACGAATAGATCGACGATAGAATCGTGTGGGGAAAGCTAAATAGGAGAAAAAAATCCTCCATTCCATATCATTGATTGGGGTAGATAATTTTGATTGGTAGCCATGAAGGAATGTAAAGACCATGTTGGAATCCCAATCGTAGGGTTTTGCATGATGTTCAAGAAAATGTGCAAGGTCCTTTACCCGTTCTGCATAAGATAATGTCTCAAAATCGATAAACCAAACCTCTCCTTTATGATCCAACATGATATTTCGGTGTTGCAATCCCCCGTGGCATAAAGCGGCTGACTCAGGATGAGAGGATAAAAGTTTGTTATAATCAACATTTTTGATATATTGATAAGCTAGGCTACAACGTTCAAGTAAAAAATCTAAAATTTTCACTTCTAATGAATGGGAAGATTGGTATAAAAATTTCTCTTTCATTTTCGTAAGTTTTTGATAAGCTCTAAAGAGAAATGATGGACGTTTTCCCCATTCATATCTTGGACTATCTTGCTCTGGTCTAATTCCTACCGTAGCTTGATGAAAATCAGCTAAGGCTTCCCCTATTAGTTGTACATATGGATAGCTATGATTAGGAAGCTCTTGTAGTTCAAGCCACTCCTCCATAAAATAATCCTTGTCTTCAAAGTGAATTAAATATTTTCCTTCTTTCGAACGTAAGAGTTTAGGAATTTTAATAAATCCTTTTTCTCTAATCTTCTTCAAATACTCTGCAATAAGAGGAAGGTCTGGCAACTCTTCAGCTCCTTTAAACCCAAAAGAGCCATGGGATGTATTCACTTTGTAGACTGCTCGAATCTTTTTCATTGAATAAACGTCTATACCGTAATGCTCCTCAATGAGTGTTTTTACAATATTTTCTGAAAGGTCCACATTCGCTGAAAGCATCAAAAAACATCCTTTTACTTCAATTTTTCAGTTATTTTTTCAGTTATTCTTCATAATCTAACAAAAAGTTGTTATAACTTCCATTTATTCTATGTGTGTTTATCCATTTTTGTCACTGCCAATATATCCATGATTCGATAAATAGTCTATGATTATACTGGCAGATACAAGCATTAGGCAAACCAGTAGACTCTCTTTTATCTTTCCGCATTTACTGCAAGTTTTGGAACTTGGAATCCTTTTGTCTATTTTTACAAGCTGTTTTCCTTGCTCTTTTAGCTTGTAGCTTAGAAATGATACAAGATCTAACTAGAGAAGAAGCAATAGAGTGGATAAAACAATAAGAGGGGAGAAACCCCCTCTTAATGGTTATGTTTTTATGTTCTTTGCTCATTAAGGATTTATGTATGGTGGAGGCGAGGGGAATCGAACCCCTGTCCGAAAGCATCGCCACATCAGCTTCTC of Tepidibacillus fermentans contains these proteins:
- a CDS encoding phosphotransferase is translated as MLSANVDLSENIVKTLIEEHYGIDVYSMKKIRAVYKVNTSHGSFGFKGAEELPDLPLIAEYLKKIREKGFIKIPKLLRSKEGKYLIHFEDKDYFMEEWLELQELPNHSYPYVQLIGEALADFHQATVGIRPEQDSPRYEWGKRPSFLFRAYQKLTKMKEKFLYQSSHSLEVKILDFLLERCSLAYQYIKNVDYNKLLSSHPESAALCHGGLQHRNIMLDHKGEVWFIDFETLSYAERVKDLAHFLEHHAKPYDWDSNMVFTFLHGYQSKLSTPINDMEWRIFFSYLAFPTRFYRRSIRYLTNNSNPEKYLKLKEIIDSETEKEPLFLLFNLPPKKVSHF
- a CDS encoding RNA-guided endonuclease TnpB family protein → MANKAYKFRLYPTQEQEQLLAKTFGCVRFVYNKMLAERKEIYEKFKEDQEALKKQKFPTPAKYKKEFAWLKEVDSLALANAQLNLQKAYQNFFSGRAEFPKFKSRKARQSYTTNMVNGNIMLLDGYIKLPKLKLVKMKQHREIPSHHIIKSCTVSRTKTGKYYVSILTEYEHQPTQKEVQAVVGLDFSMNGLFVDSEEGKTANYPRFYHQALEKLAKEQRILSRRKKDSNRWHKQRLKVAKLHEKIANQRKDFLHKESHKLAKRYDCVVIEDLNMKGMSQALNFGKSVADNAWGMFTTFLQYKLEEQGKKLIKIDKWFPSSKTCSCCGQAKASLSLSERTFRCECGFASDRDVNAAINIKKEGMKQLGIA